In a genomic window of Helianthus annuus cultivar XRQ/B chromosome 10, HanXRQr2.0-SUNRISE, whole genome shotgun sequence:
- the LOC110882940 gene encoding proline-rich receptor-like protein kinase PERK9, with translation MEMDDEPDPEMQTRTPCHPISISSVSPFQGSPYRGPDSYQETMAAYDWYFTPLYHNSPAQPPLVEPQLQAVSPPPLPVEEPPQQPPQPPPEPPRRRRNASISVRGGPHFSSPQGSSSYPPIPEDPQMCGPSNAVPENDPPPASYAPPQPPMGLDNPIPTYPGSSGYNPFENPSGYPSDYRTHDPYLAAAQYHHLYPSSYPLVHPTGYPVQGYKYPPYQQPPPFQQQQTKKILERFDKVEHEARETKKKHGSFMKGLASLIKGKK, from the coding sequence ATGGAGATGGACGACGAACCGGACCCAGAAATGCAAACCAGAACACCGTGCCACCCAATTAGCATCTCAAGCGTTTCCCCATTTCAGGGATCACCGTATCGTGGGCCCGATTCATACCAAGAAACGATGGCTGCGTATGATTGGTACTTTACTCCTTTGTACCACAACTCTCCTGCTCAACCACCTTTGGTTGAACCCCAGCTTCAAGCAGTTTCACCTCCACCACTTCCTGTTGAGGAGCCGCCTCAACAGCCACCTCAGCCACCTCCCGAGCCTCCGAGGCGAAGGAGGAATGCATCTATATCCGTGCGAGGAGGACCTCATTTTAGTTCTCCTCAGGGTTCAAGTTCTTACCCTCCTATCCCCGAGGACCCCCAAATGTGTGGACCCTCGAACGCGGTGCCGGAGAACGATCCTCCGCCAGCTTCTTAtgcaccaccacagccaccaatGGGTCTTGACAACCCGATCCCGACTTACCCAGGTTCTTCTGGGTACAACCCTTTTGAAAACCCATCGGGATATCCATCGGATTATAGAACTCATGATCCATACCTTGCAGCTGCACAATACCATCATCTTTACCCTTCTTCTTACCCTCTAGTTCATCCAACTGGATATCCGGTGCAGGGGTATAAATACCCCCCATATCAGCAACCTCCTCCTTTCCAGCAGCAGCAGACTAAAAAAATCCTGGAAAGGTTCGACAAGGTTGAACACGAGGCTAGAGAAACCAAGAAGAAGCATGGTAGCTTTATGAAGGGCCTTGCAAGCCTTATTAAAGGCAAGAAGTAG